A single Paraburkholderia sp. FT54 DNA region contains:
- the sucC gene encoding ADP-forming succinate--CoA ligase subunit beta, which yields MKIHEYQGKEILRKFGVAVPRGKPVFSVDDAVKAAEELGGPVWVVKAQIHAGGRGKGGGVKVAKSLEQVREYSNQILGMQLVTHQTGPEGQKVNRLLIEEGADIKKELYVGLVIDRVSQKIVVMASSEGGMDVEEVAEKTPELIHKVAVDPTTGLKDAEADDLAKKIGVPDASIPQARAILQGLYKAFWETDASLAEINPLILTGDGKVIALDAKFNFDSNALFRHPEIVAYRDLDEEDPAEVEASKFDLAYISLDGNIGCLVNGAGLAMATMDTIKLFGGEPANFLDVGGGATTEKVTEAFKIMLKNPNLTAILVNIFGGIMRCDVIAEGVIAASKAVSLKVPLVVRMKGTNEDLGKKMLAESGLPIIAADSMEEAAQKVVAAASGKA from the coding sequence ATGAAGATTCACGAGTACCAGGGTAAGGAAATCCTGCGGAAATTCGGCGTCGCGGTACCGCGCGGCAAGCCGGTCTTCTCGGTGGATGATGCGGTCAAGGCCGCGGAAGAGCTCGGCGGCCCGGTATGGGTCGTGAAGGCTCAGATCCACGCGGGTGGCCGTGGCAAGGGCGGCGGCGTGAAGGTCGCCAAGTCGCTGGAACAGGTTCGCGAATACTCGAACCAGATCCTCGGCATGCAGCTCGTCACGCACCAGACCGGCCCTGAAGGCCAGAAGGTGAATCGTCTGCTGATCGAAGAAGGCGCTGACATCAAGAAGGAACTGTATGTCGGCCTCGTGATCGATCGCGTGTCGCAGAAGATCGTCGTGATGGCATCGAGCGAAGGCGGCATGGACGTCGAAGAAGTCGCGGAAAAGACGCCCGAGCTGATCCACAAGGTTGCCGTCGACCCGACGACCGGCCTGAAGGACGCCGAAGCTGACGACCTCGCGAAGAAAATCGGCGTGCCCGACGCATCGATCCCGCAAGCGCGCGCGATCCTGCAAGGCCTGTACAAGGCATTCTGGGAAACCGACGCATCGCTGGCCGAAATCAACCCGCTGATCCTGACCGGCGACGGCAAAGTGATCGCGCTGGATGCGAAATTCAACTTCGATTCGAACGCACTGTTCCGTCACCCGGAAATCGTCGCGTATCGCGATCTGGACGAAGAAGATCCGGCTGAAGTCGAAGCGTCGAAGTTCGACCTCGCGTACATCTCGCTCGACGGCAACATTGGCTGCCTCGTGAACGGCGCAGGCCTCGCAATGGCAACGATGGACACCATCAAGCTGTTCGGCGGCGAACCGGCGAACTTCCTGGACGTGGGCGGTGGCGCCACGACGGAGAAGGTCACGGAAGCGTTCAAGATCATGCTGAAGAATCCGAACCTGACCGCGATTCTGGTCAACATTTTCGGCGGCATCATGCGCTGCGACGTGATCGCGGAAGGTGTGATCGCGGCGTCGAAGGCCGTTTCGCTGAAGGTGCCGCTCGTGGTCCGCATGAAGGGCACGAACGAAGACCTCGGCAAGAAGATGCTCGCTGAATCCGGCCTGCCGATCATCGCGGCAGACAGCATGGAAGAAGCGGCTCAGAAGGTCGTCGCGGCTGCTTCGGGCAAGGCGTAA
- the sucD gene encoding succinate--CoA ligase subunit alpha, whose translation MSILINKDTKVITQGITGKTGQFHTRACREYANGREAYVAGVNPKRAGEDFEGIPIYASVAEAKAETGATVSVIYVPPAGAAAAIWEAVEADLDLAICITEGIPVRDMIELKARMRAENRKTLLLGPNCPGTITPDELKIGIMPGHIHRKGRIGVVSRSGTLTYEAVGQLTAIGLGQSSAVGIGGDPINGLKHIDVMKMFNDDPETDAVIMIGEIGGPDEANAAEWIKDNMKKPVVGFIAGVTAPPGKRMGHAGALISGGADTAEAKLEIMDACGIKVTKNPSEMARLLKAML comes from the coding sequence ATGTCGATTCTGATTAACAAAGACACCAAGGTCATCACGCAGGGCATCACCGGCAAGACCGGTCAGTTCCACACGCGTGCTTGCCGTGAATATGCAAACGGCCGCGAAGCGTACGTTGCGGGCGTGAACCCGAAGCGCGCAGGTGAAGACTTCGAAGGCATTCCTATCTACGCAAGCGTCGCTGAAGCCAAGGCTGAAACGGGCGCGACCGTGTCGGTGATTTACGTTCCGCCGGCAGGCGCTGCTGCCGCGATCTGGGAAGCGGTCGAGGCCGATCTGGATCTGGCGATCTGTATCACGGAAGGCATTCCCGTCCGCGACATGATCGAGCTCAAGGCTCGTATGCGCGCCGAAAACCGCAAGACGCTGCTGCTCGGACCGAACTGCCCGGGCACGATCACGCCGGACGAGCTGAAGATCGGCATCATGCCGGGTCACATCCACCGCAAGGGCCGCATCGGCGTCGTGTCGCGTTCGGGCACGCTGACGTACGAAGCAGTCGGTCAATTGACGGCGATCGGCCTCGGCCAGTCGTCGGCGGTCGGGATCGGCGGCGACCCGATCAACGGTCTGAAGCACATCGACGTGATGAAGATGTTCAACGACGATCCGGAAACGGACGCCGTCATCATGATCGGCGAGATCGGCGGTCCGGACGAAGCGAACGCTGCCGAGTGGATCAAGGACAACATGAAGAAGCCGGTGGTCGGCTTCATCGCCGGCGTCACGGCGCCTCCGGGCAAGCGCATGGGCCACGCCGGCGCGCTGATCTCGGGCGGTGCGGATACGGCTGAAGCGAAACTGGAAATCATGGACGCATGCGGCATCAAGGTCACGAAGAACCCGTCGGAAATGGCGCGTCTTCTGAAGGCGATGCTGTAA
- a CDS encoding TerC family protein: MLEFFATLHWGAVIQIIVIDILLGGDNAVVIALACRNLPPSQRTKGVLWGTAGAIALRVALIAFAVALLDVPLLKFAGGLLLLWIGVRLMAPAHDPHENVKPADKLMAAIKTIIVADAVMSLDNVIAIAGAAEAADPEHRIALVIFGLVVSIPLIVWGSQLVLKLLDRFPIVITLGAALLGWIAGGLIINDPAGDRWPILDTPLAEYGMSIAGALFVVILGYLFKRRNAHRAAA; the protein is encoded by the coding sequence ATGCTCGAGTTCTTCGCCACGCTCCATTGGGGCGCTGTCATTCAGATCATCGTCATCGACATTCTGTTGGGTGGCGATAATGCTGTCGTGATCGCGCTGGCCTGCCGCAATTTGCCGCCGTCCCAACGCACGAAAGGCGTGCTGTGGGGCACGGCGGGCGCCATCGCGCTGCGCGTGGCGTTGATTGCGTTCGCGGTCGCCTTGCTCGATGTGCCGTTGCTGAAATTCGCGGGCGGCCTGTTGCTGCTGTGGATCGGCGTGCGCCTGATGGCGCCGGCGCACGACCCGCATGAGAACGTCAAGCCGGCCGACAAGCTGATGGCGGCGATCAAGACCATCATCGTCGCGGACGCGGTGATGAGCCTCGACAACGTGATCGCGATTGCGGGCGCGGCTGAGGCCGCCGACCCCGAACACCGGATCGCGCTGGTGATTTTCGGCCTGGTGGTCAGCATTCCGCTAATCGTGTGGGGCAGCCAGCTGGTTCTCAAACTGCTCGACCGCTTTCCCATCGTCATCACGCTCGGCGCCGCGTTGCTGGGCTGGATCGCGGGCGGCCTGATCATCAATGACCCGGCCGGCGACCGTTGGCCGATCCTCGACACGCCGCTGGCTGAATACGGCATGAGTATCGCGGGCGCGTTGTTCGTCGTGATCCTCGGGTATCTGTTCAAGCGCCGCAATGCCCATCGCGCGGCGGCTTGA
- a CDS encoding pilin encodes MIVTLPYPPYSHASLSTRTRFCRAGWSARLARACRRLGFGFTLIELMIVLAIVGVIAAYAIPAYQDYLARSRVGEGLSLAASARLAVSENAASGNAFSGGYASPPATRNVESIRVDDDTGQITVAFTTRVAPAGSNTLTLVPSVPDNVDAPTARIALSKGGVQAGALTWECFTGGKSASSLPAPGAGPAPADAPTLPSNLAPPECRS; translated from the coding sequence ATGATCGTTACCTTGCCTTATCCTCCTTACTCCCACGCCTCGCTGTCCACGCGTACACGATTTTGCCGAGCGGGCTGGTCGGCGCGGCTCGCGCGTGCCTGCCGACGCCTCGGCTTCGGTTTCACGCTGATCGAACTGATGATCGTGCTGGCGATCGTCGGCGTGATCGCCGCTTATGCAATTCCCGCTTATCAGGACTATCTGGCGCGTAGCCGCGTCGGCGAAGGGTTGTCACTGGCGGCGTCCGCGCGGCTGGCCGTGTCCGAAAACGCCGCGAGCGGCAATGCATTCAGCGGCGGTTATGCGTCGCCGCCTGCTACCCGCAACGTCGAGTCCATTCGTGTCGACGACGACACCGGCCAGATCACCGTCGCCTTCACGACGCGCGTCGCGCCCGCGGGCTCGAACACGCTCACGCTGGTGCCGTCGGTGCCAGACAATGTCGATGCGCCGACTGCGCGCATCGCGTTGAGCAAGGGCGGAGTGCAGGCTGGCGCGCTCACCTGGGAATGTTTCACGGGCGGCAAATCCGCGTCCTCGCTGCCGGCGCCGGGCGCCGGGCCGGCCCCTGCCGATGCGCCCACGTTGCCGTCGAATCTTGCGCCACCGGAGTGCCGTTCGTGA
- a CDS encoding Wzy polymerase domain-containing protein: MPTPFARYLSFILLALALVLPYAVVNHTYPIPTFYAEFTALGLYLLTGAGVVLLVASAKPRVAFASPVVALVPLLFGLLLVAQSVLLPVTQPSMNWLGGGYLLAALMATHAGYGFTRAKLNETALRWAAGALIVGGLFAVFCQIIQLFHLEVRVAPFVVAYNVTVERRPFGNMAQANHLATYIAFAMAGALFLVQTRRIAVSIWFLVSTIFAVGLALTVSRGPWLQMGVIVVAGFWMAFAQTRDQLQLRRSNRDWLIPIALAVLFFVINALIRWANVHYHLELGQSAAERFQDAGQIAPRLALWKYGWTMFKTHPLLGVGWGEFPSYQYEFAKSLGGVEIANNSHDIFIDLLAKTGLIGLAIVLFGLITWLIRVVRAPQSSARVFGIALIGVLVMHALVEYPQQYMFFLLPAMFVFGLLETRPLRLVPARLSFGAFAVVVFGGLAALYPVYRDYARAEVLYYGQRPAEQYRADPSFLFQAWGEYGLATLLPMNSMDLQHKLAMHKQAMALLPGETVLRRYAVLQALSGDQAAAFDTVERLKIFAVELKDWPSQLSYLYQLCDEQKTLTGFKAELVKRYGMPPGDVNEDDDSDDE, from the coding sequence ATGCCCACCCCTTTCGCGCGCTATCTGTCTTTCATTCTGTTGGCTCTCGCGTTGGTGCTGCCTTATGCAGTTGTCAACCATACGTATCCGATTCCGACCTTTTACGCTGAATTCACCGCGCTCGGTCTGTATCTGTTGACCGGCGCAGGCGTCGTGCTGCTGGTGGCGAGCGCCAAGCCGCGTGTGGCGTTCGCGTCGCCGGTGGTCGCGCTGGTGCCGTTGCTGTTCGGGCTGCTGCTGGTGGCGCAGTCGGTGCTGTTGCCGGTCACGCAGCCGTCGATGAACTGGCTCGGCGGTGGCTATCTGCTGGCAGCCTTGATGGCGACGCATGCTGGCTATGGCTTTACGCGCGCCAAGCTCAACGAGACCGCGTTGCGTTGGGCGGCCGGGGCGTTGATCGTCGGCGGGCTGTTTGCGGTGTTCTGCCAGATCATCCAGTTGTTTCACCTCGAAGTGCGCGTGGCGCCGTTCGTGGTCGCCTATAACGTGACCGTCGAGCGACGGCCGTTCGGCAATATGGCTCAAGCCAACCACCTCGCCACCTATATCGCGTTTGCGATGGCGGGCGCGCTATTCCTCGTGCAGACGCGACGGATCGCGGTCAGCATCTGGTTCCTCGTGTCGACGATTTTCGCGGTGGGCCTCGCGCTGACCGTGTCGCGCGGTCCGTGGTTGCAGATGGGCGTGATCGTGGTGGCGGGTTTCTGGATGGCATTCGCGCAGACCCGCGATCAGTTGCAGTTGCGTCGCAGCAACCGCGACTGGCTCATTCCGATCGCGCTGGCCGTGCTGTTTTTCGTGATCAACGCGTTGATTCGCTGGGCCAACGTTCACTATCACCTTGAGCTCGGTCAGTCCGCCGCCGAACGTTTTCAGGATGCCGGTCAGATCGCGCCGCGCCTCGCGCTGTGGAAGTACGGTTGGACGATGTTCAAGACGCATCCGTTGCTGGGCGTTGGCTGGGGCGAATTTCCGAGCTATCAGTACGAGTTTGCAAAGTCGCTCGGCGGCGTCGAGATCGCCAACAATTCGCACGATATCTTCATCGACCTGCTCGCGAAGACCGGCTTGATCGGCCTCGCAATCGTGCTGTTTGGCCTGATTACCTGGCTCATACGCGTGGTGCGCGCGCCGCAAAGTTCGGCTCGGGTGTTCGGCATTGCGTTGATCGGTGTGCTGGTCATGCACGCGCTGGTCGAATATCCGCAGCAGTACATGTTCTTCCTGTTGCCGGCCATGTTCGTGTTCGGGCTGCTGGAAACGCGGCCGCTGCGCCTCGTGCCGGCACGCCTGTCGTTCGGCGCGTTTGCCGTGGTGGTGTTCGGCGGTCTGGCCGCGCTGTATCCGGTGTATCGCGACTACGCGCGCGCCGAGGTGCTGTACTACGGCCAGCGTCCCGCCGAACAGTATCGCGCGGACCCGTCGTTCCTGTTCCAGGCGTGGGGCGAATACGGCCTAGCGACGCTTTTGCCGATGAATTCGATGGATCTTCAACACAAGCTCGCCATGCACAAACAGGCAATGGCGCTGCTGCCGGGCGAAACGGTGCTGCGCCGCTATGCGGTGCTGCAGGCGTTGAGCGGCGACCAGGCAGCGGCGTTCGATACTGTTGAACGCCTGAAGATCTTCGCCGTGGAACTCAAGGACTGGCCGTCGCAACTGAGCTATCTGTACCAGCTCTGCGACGAGCAGAAAACGCTGACCGGTTTCAAGGCGGAACTGGTCAAGCGCTACGGCATGCCGCCGGGCGACGTCAATGAGGACGACGACAGCGACGACGAATGA
- the moaC gene encoding cyclic pyranopterin monophosphate synthase MoaC: protein MPELTHFDAAGQAHMVDVGGKQETKRIAIARGSIRMLPETFALIRDGNAKKGDVIGIARIAAIQGSKRTADLIPLCHPLALTRVKVDFELDDALPGVHCTVQVETLGRTGVEMEALTAVQVGLLTVYDMCKAVDRGMTITDVKVLEKHGGKSGDWVAG, encoded by the coding sequence ATGCCTGAACTCACTCATTTCGACGCCGCCGGCCAGGCGCATATGGTGGACGTCGGCGGCAAGCAGGAGACCAAGCGCATTGCGATTGCGCGCGGCTCGATTCGCATGCTGCCGGAGACGTTCGCGCTGATCCGCGACGGCAATGCCAAGAAAGGCGACGTGATCGGCATCGCTCGGATTGCCGCGATTCAAGGTTCGAAGCGCACCGCCGATCTGATCCCGCTGTGTCATCCGCTGGCGCTGACGCGCGTCAAGGTGGATTTCGAGCTCGATGACGCGCTGCCGGGCGTGCATTGCACGGTTCAGGTTGAAACGCTGGGTCGAACGGGGGTGGAGATGGAAGCGCTGACGGCCGTGCAGGTCGGGCTGCTGACGGTGTACGACATGTGCAAGGCGGTCGATCGCGGGATGACGATCACCGATGTGAAGGTGCTGGAGAAGCACGGCGGGAAATCGGGGGATTGGGTGGCGGGTTGA
- a CDS encoding M48 family metalloprotease produces the protein MRPKRFLAALLCIALATPPGAFAQSHGASSMALNTLPAEPPLVSGPADTCADPLVPPEIAQGVFGVYGGAQSRFSGNTGVNTNWRAPIVTQQLPDLGNGGSASLTPQAERKLGERVMGEVRRDPDYLDDWLVRDYLNSVAAKLAAAASALYIGGYRPDFDLFAVRDPQINAFSLPGGFIGVNTGLIVATQTESELASVLGHEMGHVLQRHISRMITTGEHSGYAALAGLLFGVLAGVLAHSGDLGSAIAIGGQAYAVDNQLRFSRSAEHEADRVGFLLLAGAGYDPYAMTTFFGRLDRAAMSDTGIPAYARTHPLTGERIADMEDRARRAPYRQPHQSAEYGFVRARARLLQDRSRSEYGDEISRLRSEIEDRTAVNVAANWYGIAYGQMLLERYDDAAASLASSRAAFAAGEQAEGGTARSSPSLDVLAADIARRAGRDDEAARLAELAQKRWPQSNAAIDMHIRTLLTLRRFANAQALAQKETRAEPDQPAWWLYLAQASAGTGDALTQHRAMAEKFALEGAWPSAIRQLKDARDLKAIGYYDLATVDARLHEMESRYKEERLDEKS, from the coding sequence ATGCGTCCGAAACGGTTCCTTGCTGCATTGTTGTGTATCGCGCTGGCAACGCCGCCGGGCGCGTTCGCGCAATCGCACGGCGCGTCGAGCATGGCGCTCAACACGTTGCCAGCGGAGCCGCCGCTAGTAAGCGGGCCGGCCGATACCTGCGCCGATCCACTCGTGCCGCCCGAGATCGCGCAAGGCGTGTTCGGCGTGTACGGCGGCGCGCAGAGCCGCTTTTCCGGCAATACCGGTGTGAACACCAATTGGCGCGCGCCGATCGTCACGCAGCAGCTACCCGACCTAGGCAACGGCGGCTCAGCCTCACTCACGCCGCAGGCCGAGCGCAAACTCGGCGAACGCGTGATGGGCGAGGTGCGCCGCGACCCCGACTATCTCGACGACTGGCTGGTGCGCGACTATCTGAACTCGGTTGCCGCGAAGCTCGCCGCCGCGGCGAGCGCGCTCTACATCGGCGGATATCGTCCGGACTTCGATCTGTTCGCGGTGCGCGACCCGCAGATCAACGCCTTCTCGCTGCCGGGCGGGTTTATCGGCGTGAACACCGGTCTGATCGTGGCCACGCAGACTGAGTCCGAGTTGGCATCGGTGCTGGGTCACGAAATGGGCCACGTGCTGCAGCGGCACATCTCGCGCATGATCACGACCGGCGAACACAGCGGCTATGCGGCGCTCGCCGGCCTGTTGTTCGGTGTGCTCGCCGGCGTGCTCGCGCATAGCGGCGATCTGGGCAGCGCGATTGCGATCGGCGGCCAGGCGTATGCGGTCGACAACCAGTTGCGTTTCTCGCGTTCCGCCGAGCACGAAGCGGACCGCGTCGGCTTTCTGCTGCTCGCTGGCGCCGGCTACGATCCTTACGCGATGACGACCTTCTTCGGCCGCCTCGATCGTGCCGCGATGAGCGACACGGGCATTCCGGCATACGCGCGCACCCATCCGCTGACCGGCGAACGGATCGCCGACATGGAAGACCGTGCGCGCCGCGCGCCTTACCGGCAACCGCATCAATCGGCCGAATATGGTTTTGTGCGGGCGCGGGCGCGTCTGTTGCAGGATCGCTCGCGCAGCGAGTACGGCGACGAGATTTCGCGCTTGCGCTCTGAGATCGAGGACCGCACGGCGGTGAACGTCGCGGCGAACTGGTACGGCATTGCCTACGGGCAGATGCTGCTCGAGCGTTACGACGACGCGGCGGCGTCGCTGGCGTCGTCGCGCGCCGCGTTCGCCGCGGGCGAGCAGGCCGAAGGCGGCACCGCGCGCAGTTCGCCGAGCCTCGATGTGCTCGCCGCCGACATCGCGCGGCGAGCCGGCCGCGACGACGAGGCCGCGCGTCTGGCCGAGCTTGCGCAAAAGCGCTGGCCGCAGTCGAATGCCGCCATCGACATGCATATCCGCACCTTGCTGACCCTGCGCCGCTTTGCCAATGCTCAGGCGCTTGCGCAAAAAGAGACACGTGCCGAGCCGGATCAGCCTGCCTGGTGGCTGTATCTCGCCCAGGCTAGCGCGGGCACGGGCGACGCGTTGACACAGCATCGTGCGATGGCCGAGAAGTTCGCGCTGGAGGGAGCGTGGCCTTCGGCGATCCGGCAATTGAAGGACGCACGCGATCTGAAGGCGATTGGCTACTACGACCTCGCGACCGTCGACGCGAGGCTGCATGAGATGGAAAGCCGCTACAAGGAGGAGCGGCTGGACGAGAAGAGCTAA
- a CDS encoding DUF2946 family protein, whose amino-acid sequence MDDIVKQALAKWPNVPSCTGWLMLDRRGNWRMRDEAAQAGGSPGTPIRHEALLGFINRNYDADERGQWFFQNGPQRVYVELGYTPWVVRLSADADAGGALALQDQGGGAFEPAAVFVDEEGGILFTDDSAPPRIAVLHDHDLEVFSDHTTLADDSMSGEFRWNNELVLPLQALRRGDVAARFKFVPSPAAAGT is encoded by the coding sequence ATGGATGACATCGTCAAGCAGGCCTTGGCCAAGTGGCCGAATGTCCCGAGTTGCACTGGCTGGCTGATGCTGGACAGGCGCGGCAACTGGCGCATGCGTGACGAAGCCGCGCAGGCCGGCGGTTCGCCGGGCACGCCGATCCGCCACGAAGCGTTGCTCGGGTTCATCAACCGGAATTACGACGCCGACGAGCGCGGGCAGTGGTTTTTCCAGAACGGTCCGCAGCGTGTGTATGTCGAGTTGGGCTATACGCCGTGGGTGGTGCGTTTGTCAGCCGACGCCGATGCTGGCGGCGCACTCGCGTTGCAGGATCAGGGCGGCGGCGCCTTCGAGCCCGCAGCCGTGTTCGTGGATGAAGAAGGCGGGATTCTGTTTACCGACGATTCGGCGCCGCCGCGAATCGCGGTCCTGCACGATCACGACCTGGAGGTGTTCTCCGATCATACAACGCTGGCGGACGACTCGATGAGCGGTGAGTTTCGCTGGAACAACGAGCTTGTGTTGCCGCTGCAGGCATTGCGGCGAGGCGACGTTGCTGCGCGGTTTAAATTTGTGCCCAGTCCGGCAGCCGCTGGCACTTAA
- a CDS encoding alpha/beta fold hydrolase gives MSTPRRKSPALTEVPSRDLGTPHEKSASSGTARAAAAIEATVDATIELLYRAPLWLPNRHVQTIVPSLFARRPAVSFRRERWDTPDGDFIDLDWVQHDGPQAVSSLTAGAMPHIPADTAPLFVLFHGLEGSSGSHYAASLMAAAREYGWHGVVPHFRSCSGPLNRMPRFYHLADSNEVDWVLRRLRAAHRGPIVAAGVSLGGNVLLRWLGERQEDATSVISAAAAISTPIDVHAGGRALSQGFGLVYTRSFLRTLKQKAEQKLVQFPGLFDRDAMLASRTMYEFDNVVTAPLHGFRDTDDYWSTATTRPLLPHIQVPTLVLNARNDPFLPAEALPSRHEVSAAVELDQPKHGGHAGFMTGPFPGRLDWLSRRVFGYLERHVDHG, from the coding sequence ATGAGCACGCCCCGCAGGAAGTCCCCCGCCTTGACGGAAGTCCCTTCGCGGGATCTGGGAACGCCGCACGAAAAATCCGCTTCTTCCGGCACGGCACGCGCCGCGGCCGCCATCGAGGCTACCGTCGACGCAACCATCGAGTTGCTCTACCGTGCGCCGCTCTGGCTGCCGAATCGGCACGTACAAACCATCGTCCCGTCGCTGTTTGCACGCCGCCCCGCCGTCTCGTTTCGACGCGAGCGCTGGGACACGCCCGACGGCGATTTCATCGATCTCGACTGGGTGCAGCACGACGGTCCTCAGGCCGTGTCGTCGCTCACGGCCGGCGCTATGCCGCACATTCCCGCCGACACCGCCCCGCTCTTCGTACTGTTTCACGGCCTCGAAGGCAGCTCGGGTTCGCACTACGCCGCCTCGTTGATGGCGGCCGCGCGCGAGTACGGCTGGCATGGCGTCGTGCCGCACTTCCGCAGTTGCAGCGGACCGCTGAACCGGATGCCGCGTTTCTATCATCTCGCCGACAGCAACGAAGTCGATTGGGTGCTGCGGCGTTTGCGCGCCGCGCATCGCGGGCCGATCGTGGCGGCCGGCGTGTCGCTCGGCGGCAATGTGCTGCTGCGCTGGCTGGGTGAGCGGCAGGAGGACGCGACGTCGGTGATCTCGGCCGCCGCGGCGATTTCGACACCCATCGACGTGCATGCCGGCGGCCGCGCATTGTCCCAGGGCTTCGGCCTCGTTTACACGCGTAGTTTTCTGAGAACGCTCAAGCAGAAGGCCGAACAGAAGCTGGTGCAGTTTCCAGGCCTGTTCGACCGTGACGCGATGCTGGCGAGCCGCACCATGTACGAGTTCGACAACGTGGTGACCGCGCCGCTGCACGGCTTTCGCGATACCGACGACTACTGGAGCACGGCGACCACGCGTCCGCTGCTGCCGCACATTCAGGTGCCGACGCTGGTGCTGAACGCGCGCAACGATCCGTTCCTGCCGGCTGAGGCGTTGCCGTCGCGGCATGAAGTCTCGGCGGCAGTGGAACTCGACCAACCCAAGCATGGCGGCCACGCCGGCTTTATGACCGGGCCGTTTCCGGGCCGCCTCGACTGGCTGTCGCGGCGCGTGTTCGGCTATCTGGAGCGACACGTCGATCATGGATGA
- a CDS encoding nuclear transport factor 2 family protein, with amino-acid sequence MPRFAHIFEAAADTLNAYYQAVAEVNIDSLMGLWIDEEFVSCICADGSHLHGLESIRAGLQIQLEMAPVSIEPLDIRVYDSLGTVVYAIAEAHRPADPKATPAMVFATYVMVHERGEWRIAHIHASPMPNEAASQFATKMRHGQGSLH; translated from the coding sequence ATGCCACGTTTTGCCCATATCTTCGAAGCCGCCGCCGATACTCTGAACGCCTATTACCAGGCCGTCGCCGAGGTCAATATCGACAGCTTGATGGGTCTGTGGATCGATGAAGAGTTCGTCAGCTGCATCTGCGCCGACGGCTCCCACCTGCACGGCCTCGAGAGCATTCGCGCCGGCTTGCAGATTCAGCTCGAAATGGCGCCCGTTTCCATCGAGCCGCTCGACATCCGCGTCTACGACAGCCTCGGCACCGTGGTCTATGCGATTGCCGAAGCGCACCGGCCGGCTGACCCCAAGGCCACGCCCGCCATGGTGTTTGCGACTTACGTGATGGTCCACGAACGCGGCGAATGGCGTATCGCGCACATCCACGCGAGTCCGATGCCCAACGAGGCCGCCAGCCAGTTCGCCACGAAGATGCGGCATGGCCAGGGGTCACTGCACTGA
- the waaF gene encoding lipopolysaccharide heptosyltransferase II, whose translation MRRALVIAPNWIGDALMAQPLFARLVKLHPRIVIDAVAPSWVAPVLERMPEIRDVYATDLAHGKLQMLRRWQLASDLRDIGYDGAYVLPNSLKSALIPWMAGIPLRIGYTGESRYGLLNVRHANPRKDERPPMVGQYAALAYAPGAKVPDDLPMPRLDADLNEASRVSARFNLDTRVPLLVFCPGAEYGPAKRWPPEHFASLAQMVGQSFPYTQIVALGSPKDAPLAQAIAERAPNVRNLCGQTALGEACALISRANAVVTNDSGLMHVAAALRRPLVAVYGSTDPRHTPPLSELAKVQWLHLECSPCFERECPLGHLNCLKQLSAEQVFGDLRGMLLAQR comes from the coding sequence ATGCGTCGCGCGTTGGTTATCGCACCGAACTGGATCGGTGACGCATTGATGGCGCAGCCGCTGTTTGCGCGCCTCGTGAAATTGCATCCGCGCATCGTCATCGACGCGGTCGCGCCCTCTTGGGTCGCGCCTGTCCTCGAACGCATGCCGGAAATCCGCGACGTCTACGCCACGGATCTCGCGCACGGCAAGCTGCAAATGCTGCGCCGCTGGCAGCTGGCGAGCGACCTGCGCGACATCGGCTATGACGGCGCGTACGTGCTGCCCAACTCGCTCAAGTCGGCGCTGATTCCGTGGATGGCGGGCATTCCCCTACGCATCGGCTATACCGGCGAAAGCCGCTACGGCCTGCTGAACGTGCGTCACGCGAATCCGCGCAAGGATGAGCGTCCGCCGATGGTCGGCCAGTACGCCGCCCTCGCCTACGCGCCTGGCGCCAAGGTGCCCGACGACCTGCCGATGCCGCGCCTCGACGCGGATCTGAACGAAGCGTCGCGCGTCTCGGCGCGCTTCAATCTCGATACGCGCGTGCCGCTGCTGGTGTTCTGCCCGGGCGCCGAATACGGGCCCGCCAAGCGCTGGCCGCCCGAACACTTCGCGTCGCTCGCGCAGATGGTCGGCCAGTCGTTCCCGTACACGCAGATCGTCGCGCTCGGATCGCCGAAAGACGCGCCGCTCGCGCAGGCCATCGCGGAGCGAGCGCCGAACGTGCGCAACCTGTGCGGCCAGACCGCGCTGGGCGAGGCGTGCGCGCTGATCTCGCGCGCCAACGCGGTCGTCACCAACGATTCCGGCTTGATGCACGTGGCCGCCGCGCTGCGCCGGCCGCTGGTGGCCGTGTACGGTTCGACCGATCCGCGCCACACGCCGCCCTTGTCCGAGCTTGCGAAGGTACAATGGCTCCATCTCGAATGCAGCCCCTGTTTTGAGCGCGAGTGTCCGCTTGGTCATCTGAACTGCCTGAAGCAGTTGAGCGCCGAGCAGGTATTCGGCGATTTGCGCGGCATGTTGCTGGCGCAACGCTGA